The Pedobacter frigiditerrae genomic sequence ATGAGTCTACTTCTGGTGAAGCCAGCAGAATTTTGAAACAATTGGAGTTTGAAAGTGGCTTCGGCTTTAAATATAATGAGCTTAACCTCGATGTAAAAACAGAGCCGTTTAAGGAAGTTAAGATTGAGAAAGCGGGAAACGAGTTTATTCAGAGTGCATTACAAGTTTATTTGGACAAGAAGAAATCACTTTCCCCATCTGCTTTAACACAATATATTTCTAATCCGATAGATTTTTTCTTCAATTATATTGCTGGCATTAAGGAGCCTAAAGAAGTTAGCGCTGTTGTAGAAGCAAATGAAATTGGCTCGGTTTTGCACAAGGTGATGGAATATTTCTATCAAGATTTAAGAGTGGCAGAAATTACTGCAGAGCGGATAAATGAGCGAAGGAAGTTGGTTCCTGCATTTATTCAAAAAGCCTTCAACTTTGTGATGTTTAAAAATCCTGATAAGGTGTTGGAGTACAAAGGAATGCAAAAGGTAGTTTTGGCCATTGTTGATGCTTACGTAACTATCATTTTAGACCAAGATGTAAAACAAACACCTTTCAATATCATCAGTTTAGAACAAAAAGTGGAAGCTGAAATTGCTTTCCCACTAGACGGTAAAGAAGCTAGTATTAAGATTTTTGGTTACATAGATAGGGTTGATGTTAAAGATGGAGTTACAAAAATTATCGATTACAAAACTGGTAGCGATAAATTAACTTTTAAAGATATTCCAGAGCTTTTTAATTCTGATGGAAAACACATCAATAAGGCACTAATCCAAACTTTACTTTACACTTATGCATACGAGCAATTTGCAGGTAAAACTTGTGTAGAGCCAAATCTTTATATCGTTAAGACAATGAATAAAGATGGAATTTGGTTTAAATCTGGCAGACAAAATTTATCTGGAGATTACCTCGAAGAAATTAAGCCAGAATTCTTAGCAGAGCTGAGAAAGAAACTAACAGAATTATTTGAAGCCCCATATTTCGTGGCTAGTGCCATTCCAGATAATTACAAATATTCTATTTATAAGACTTTGTTTGGAAAGTAAATAATATGTAAAATGGGAAATGTAAAATGGAAGATGTGCGATAGCTACTTTGACAAACTTATAGCTCAAAATCCAAATAGTTTGTCAAAGTTTAAGAATAGAATAACTTTGACAAATTAATAACTAGTCGCATATAAATTTGTCAAAGTATAAATGCTTCAACTCAACTTTTCAACCTTCCCAAACTTAGAAACAGAAAGATTAATTCTTCGGTCTCACGCTATTTCCGATGCAGAAACCTTATTCGCATTACGAAATAACGAAGATGTGATGAGATTTATCCATAGAGAAAGGCAGAAAACGGTTAAAGAGATTGAAGATTTCATTTCAAGCTTTAACGAAGGTTGCAAGCAAGGTCAACAATTGGCTTGGGTAATTGCCTTAAAGGAAAATCCAAAGCAAATGATTGGTTCCATAGGTTATTGGAGAACAAATTTGGCAAATTATAGAGCTGAAATCGGTTATATGCTTCATCCAGATTACTGGCGAAAAGGCATAATCTCAGAAGCATTAATTAAAACAATTGATTTTGGATTTAATGAAATGAAACTGCACTCAATTCAAGCTAATATAGACCCTGATAATGATGCATCGCGGCAGATTTTAATAAAACACGGCTTTGTTAAGGAAGCTTATTTTAAAGAAGATTTCTATTTTCAAGGTGAATTTTTGGACAGCGAGATCTATTCATTAATAAATAAAGCCTAATTTGGCAACTACGCCATTTTCTATTATAGCATACGATGGCAATATCATTCATTTTGGAGAGTATATTTCTGAAAAAGAGGAATAAAAGAATACGAATTTAGCCTAACAAAGAACATAATTTTGTGTCACAAAATATTTAGTGAGCGTAAGTAAAACAGACTTTATAATTACGATGTAATAGTTATATTTGCGCTTGGTAATTTTTGAATAAACAATGAGAGAGATCCAATTTAGAGAAGCACTACGCGAAGCATTAAGCGAAGAAATGCGTAAAAACGAGAACATTTATTTAATGGGCGAAGAAGTTGCGCAATATAATGGTGCATACAAGGTTAGTCAGGGTATGTTAGATGAGTTTGGCGACAAACGCGTTATCGACACGCCAATTGCTGAGCTTGGTTTTGCAGGTATTAGTGCTGGTGCAGCAATGAATGGTCTAATTCCGATTGTAGAATTCATGACATTCAACTTTTCATTGGTTGCAATTGATCAAATTATCAACGGAGCTGCGAAAATTTTATCAATGAGCGGTGGTCAGTTCTCTTGCCCAATCGTTTTCCGTGGCCCAACAGGTAACGCTGGTCAATTAGGCGCACAGCACTCTCAAAACTTCGAGAACTGGTATGCAAACTGTCCAGGATTAAAAGTGGTAATTCCTTCTACTCCATATAACGCAAAAGGTTTATTAAAAGCAGCTATTAATGATCCAGATCCAGTTATTTTTATGGAATCGGAGGTTATGTATGGCGATAAAGGTGAAGTTCCTGAAGGAGAATATACTTTAGAAATCGGTAAAGCACAAGTTGTTAAAGAAGGTACAGATGTTACTATCGTAACTTTTGGTAAAATGTTAACCCGTGTTGTAAATCCAGCTGCAGAGGAATTAGCTAAAGAAGGAATCAACGTAGAAGTTATCGATTTATTAACAGTTCGTCCTATCGATTACGCAACTATCATCAACTCTGTTAAGAAAACAAATCGTTTGGTAATCGTAGAAGAAGCTTGGCCATTGGCTTCAATTTCTTCTGAAATTACTTTTAACGTTCAAAAAAATGCATTTGATCATTTAGATGCGCCAATCTTGCGTGTTACTTGTGCAGATGTTCCACTTCCATACGCTCCAACTTTAATCGCTGCTAGCTTACCAAACGCAGAAAAAGTTGTTAAAGCCGTTAAAGAAGTAATGTACGTTAACAAATAGTATCGAGTTTTGTCACTCTGAGCTTGTCGAAGAGTCAAAATAAATACAAATCCTCTAAGTTTTCTTAGGGGATTTTTTTTAGGAGGTTTGTCATCCAGACTTGTGCCGATCCGATAGCTATCGGATTTATATCGGTAGAGCAGCGAAGGATCTATAGCGTAGAGTTAGAAAAGCAAAATCAGAAGCCATTGGTTACGATAGCCCCGCTTTCCACTACAAGTCCTCGCTACGCTGTGGGCTGTGCGTTGCAATCGGGTTTAGAGAACAATGGTCTGTGCTACTATGAACCATTTCAATGCAAATCTCAAAACTAGGCAATCCAAATATTTTCTTCCTTTACAAAAACCCAATTCCCATTCTTTTTCTCAGCATATACAACATTTCCCACTCCCCAACCTCTAGAAGTCCCAATTAAAATATATTGCTCAAAGTAATAACAAGCTTTATTTTTTTGCTTGTTAAAAACCACTCTACTAAAAGTTAACGTTCCATTAAAATCCTCGTTCTTTTTAAGAGATTTATCATCAGAAATTCGATAAGAAATAGAGTCAATTGAAAAATTTGCTTTAAGAGATTTATGTGTTCTACTTTGTAATAACTGGTAAATCGAATCGGGATTGATTTCTTTATTAGTCCTGACTTTCGGACTAAAAAATCTGAATGAATTAATCGAAAATAAGCTGTCTTCTGCTAAGAATAAATGTTTGCCAGCTCTTAATGCCGTATCATTAGTAATTTTAAATTTTGGTGACCCTGCAGGAGGAAAGATTGGTCCAAATCTCATCATATCGTGATGGTCATTTTTAGACATTGCATAGGTTGCTTTGTAAAAAGTGCTGTGTATCACTAGAATTTCTTCTTCCATGTTTTCTATTTTAGGTTGTTGGGTACAGCCAGAAAACAAACCAACAGCGATAATTAAAATAAATATTTTACTCATATTATTAAAGATGTTGATTTACATTCGTTTCCACAATGATATTTTAAATCTGTGAAATCATTTTAATCCCTGCCTGCCGGCAGGCAGGTCTGAAATAATCTTCTTAAATTAGCCTCCTCTAAAACTAAATATGGATACACATTTTCAAAGCATTGCAAGCGCATTAAACATCTCTATTAAACAAGTGAGTGCAACATTAGCCTTATTAGATGAAGGCGCCACTGTACCTTTTATTTCTCGTTACCGTAAAGAAGCAACGGGAAGCTTAGATGAAGTTCAAGTTGCTGCAATAAGAGATTTAGCACAACAACTACGCGAACTTGATAAACGCCGGGAGGCTATCTTAAAATCGCTTACAGAGCTTGAAAAATTAACGCCAGCTTTAGCCAAACAAATTAATGAAGCTAAAACCATTACTGCTTTAGAAGACATTTATTTGCCTTATAAACCTAAACGTAAAACCAGAGCTTCTGTGGCTAAAGAAAAAGGTTTAGAGCCTTTGGCCTTACGCATACTATCTCAAAGTAGAATAGACCCAGGACAAGAATCTGCAGTTTATATCAATGATAAAAAAGGTGTTGCCAATCAAGAAGAAGCGCTAGCAGGAGCTAGAGACATTATTGCCGAAATGATTAGTGAAAATACCGAAGCCAGAACTAAAATGCGTAATCACTTTATGCAAAAAGCAACTTATAAAACCGTTTTGGTAAAGGGAAAGGAAGAAGCTGGGATTAAATATAAAGACTATTTTGAGTGGGAAGAAGGTGCTAAATCGGCTCCATCTCATCGTGTTTTGGCAATGTTGCGAGGCGAACAAGAGGGATTTTTAAAACTAAATGTACTACCTCCAGATGAGCCAGCTATAGAATTATTAGAGAACCAATTTATTACAGCAAGAAATGCTTGTGCAGACCAAGTTCAATTGGCAATAACAGATGGTTACAAAAGGTTGCTTCGCCCTGCGATGGAAACAGAATTGAGAGCAACCATTAAACAAAAAGCCGACGAAGAAGCTATTAAGGTTTTTGCAGAAAATGCTCGTCAGTTATTGTTGGCAGCTCCAATGGGGCAGAAAAATGTATTGGCAATCGACCCAGGTTTTAGAACAGGTTGTAAAGTAGTTTGCCTAGATAAACAAGGGCAGTTGTTGGTTAACACTACAATCTATCCACATACCGGACAAGGCAACTTAAAAGATGCAGCTTGGCAATTAACTCAGCTTTGCGAAAAACATCAAGTTGAAGCCGTCGCCATTGGCAACGGAACTGCAGGTAGGGAAACAGAAACCTTTGTGCGTGGCTTAAAAATTCCAGATGTGGTAATAGTAATGGTTAATGAAAGTGGCGCATCTATTTATTCAGCATCGCCTTTGGCAAGAGAAGAATTTCCAACACAAGATATTACAGTGCGTGGTGCGGTTTCTATTGGTCGTAGGTTAATGGACCCACTAGCAGAATTGGTAAAAATCGACCCAAAATCTATTGGCGTAGGCCAGTATCAACATGATGTTGACCAAAATAAATTACAACAAAGTTTAGATGATACCGTAATGAGTTGTGTAAATGCAGTTGGGGTAGAATTAAATACGGCATCGAAACAAGTATTGGCTTATGTTTCGGGTTTGGGAGATACTTTGGCGCAAAACATTGTAAATTATCGCAATACAAACGGCGCATTCAAGAATAGAGAAAGCTTAAAAAAGGTTCCACGTTTGGGCGATAAAG encodes the following:
- a CDS encoding GNAT family N-acetyltransferase, with translation MLQLNFSTFPNLETERLILRSHAISDAETLFALRNNEDVMRFIHRERQKTVKEIEDFISSFNEGCKQGQQLAWVIALKENPKQMIGSIGYWRTNLANYRAEIGYMLHPDYWRKGIISEALIKTIDFGFNEMKLHSIQANIDPDNDASRQILIKHGFVKEAYFKEDFYFQGEFLDSEIYSLINKA
- a CDS encoding pyruvate dehydrogenase complex E1 component subunit beta is translated as MREIQFREALREALSEEMRKNENIYLMGEEVAQYNGAYKVSQGMLDEFGDKRVIDTPIAELGFAGISAGAAMNGLIPIVEFMTFNFSLVAIDQIINGAAKILSMSGGQFSCPIVFRGPTGNAGQLGAQHSQNFENWYANCPGLKVVIPSTPYNAKGLLKAAINDPDPVIFMESEVMYGDKGEVPEGEYTLEIGKAQVVKEGTDVTIVTFGKMLTRVVNPAAEELAKEGINVEVIDLLTVRPIDYATIINSVKKTNRLVIVEEAWPLASISSEITFNVQKNAFDHLDAPILRVTCADVPLPYAPTLIAASLPNAEKVVKAVKEVMYVNK
- a CDS encoding Tex family protein; this encodes MDTHFQSIASALNISIKQVSATLALLDEGATVPFISRYRKEATGSLDEVQVAAIRDLAQQLRELDKRREAILKSLTELEKLTPALAKQINEAKTITALEDIYLPYKPKRKTRASVAKEKGLEPLALRILSQSRIDPGQESAVYINDKKGVANQEEALAGARDIIAEMISENTEARTKMRNHFMQKATYKTVLVKGKEEAGIKYKDYFEWEEGAKSAPSHRVLAMLRGEQEGFLKLNVLPPDEPAIELLENQFITARNACADQVQLAITDGYKRLLRPAMETELRATIKQKADEEAIKVFAENARQLLLAAPMGQKNVLAIDPGFRTGCKVVCLDKQGQLLVNTTIYPHTGQGNLKDAAWQLTQLCEKHQVEAVAIGNGTAGRETETFVRGLKIPDVVIVMVNESGASIYSASPLAREEFPTQDITVRGAVSIGRRLMDPLAELVKIDPKSIGVGQYQHDVDQNKLQQSLDDTVMSCVNAVGVELNTASKQVLAYVSGLGDTLAQNIVNYRNTNGAFKNRESLKKVPRLGDKAFEQAAGFLRIRDAKQVLDRSGVHPERYALVNQMAKDLGCTVDDLIKDVNLQKQINLQRYVSAEVGLPTLTDIVKELAKPGRDPREQFEVFSFAEGVNSMEDLRKGMKLSGIVTNITNFGAFVDIGVHQDGLVHTSQLANRYVANPNDIVKVSQVVEITVVDVDIARKRISLSMKTEESVKTKAERPKYYEQKDKEQGAKNFIPKPQQQPKKEAEGDLQEKLAKLKGMFK